Proteins from a genomic interval of Lolium perenne isolate Kyuss_39 chromosome 1, Kyuss_2.0, whole genome shotgun sequence:
- the LOC127327294 gene encoding universal stress protein PHOS34 — protein sequence MAAHPASPTAGKSSPSLPPPVRLSTAQAQAVAAIQPSSPRYFFSSLAAASPSAHRRIAIAVDLSDESAFAVKWAVQNYLRPGDAVVLLHVRPTSVLYGADWGSIPVTVSDDDDEAPPPPSDSSEEEDARRKKKREEDFDAFTSAKSQDLAQPLVAAQIPFKIHIVKDHDMKERLCLEAERLGLSAMIMGSRGFGASRKGGKSRLGSVSDYCVHHCVCPVVVVRYPEDAGTAGAGETDELRTVPENEVVFHEAPEGQKEN from the coding sequence ATGGCGGCGCACCCGGCCTCCCCGACCGCCGGCAAGTCCTCCCCCTCGCTGCCGCCGCCGGTGCGCCTGTCGACGGCGCAGGCGCAGGCGGTAGCTGCAATCCAGCCCAGCTCACCGCGCTACTTCTTCTCCTCGCTGGCCGCCGCCTCCCCGTCGGCGCACCGCCGCATCGCCATCGCCGTCGACCTCTCCGACGAGTCCGCCTTCGCCGTCAAGTGGGCGGTGCAGAACTACCTCCGCCCGGGCGACGCCGTGGTGCTCCTCCACGTGCGCCCCACCTCCGTCCTCTACGGCGCCGACTGGGGCTCCATCCCCGTCACCgtctccgacgacgacgacgaagcgccgccgccgccttccgaCTCCtctgaggaggaggacgcgcggaggaagaagaagcgggagGAGGACTTCGACGCCTTCACCTCCGCCAAGTCGCAGGACCTCGCGCAGCCGCTCGTCGCCGCGCAGATCCCGTTCAAGATCCACATCGTCAAGGACCACGACATGAAGGAGCGCCTCTGCCTCGAGGCCGAGCGCCTCGGCCTCTCCGCCATGATCATGGGCAGCCGCGGGTTCGGCGCCTCCCGCAAGGGTGGCAAGAGCAGGCTCGGGAGCGTCAGCGACTACTGCGTGCACCACTGCGTCTGCCCCGTGGTGGTCGTCAGGTACCCCGAGGACGCCGGGACAGCGGGTGCTGGGGAGACTGATGAGCTGCGGACGGTGCCTGAGAATGAGGTCGTCTTCCACGAGGCGCCAGAGGGACAGAAAG